The Urbifossiella limnaea genome has a window encoding:
- a CDS encoding anthranilate synthase component II: MILLIDNYDSFTYNLVQRFGEIDPTLPMQVVRNDQITLAEIEAQNPTHIILSPGPCTPKEAGICNDVLVRFAPTRPIFGVCLGHQCIGHSFGGEVVRNSRIMHGKVSPIYHDGKGVFAGMSNPFDATRYHSLVIRRETWTNPDFEVSAWTAEGEIMGVRHKTWPLHGVQFHPESFLTVEGPTILKNFLALAPVR, translated from the coding sequence ATGATCCTGCTGATCGACAACTACGACTCGTTCACTTACAACCTCGTCCAGCGGTTCGGGGAGATCGACCCGACGCTGCCGATGCAGGTCGTCCGTAACGACCAGATCACGCTGGCCGAGATCGAGGCCCAGAACCCCACGCACATCATCCTGTCGCCCGGCCCGTGCACGCCGAAGGAAGCGGGCATCTGCAACGACGTGTTGGTGCGGTTCGCCCCCACGCGGCCGATCTTCGGCGTGTGCCTCGGCCACCAGTGCATCGGCCACAGCTTCGGCGGTGAGGTCGTCCGCAACAGCCGCATCATGCACGGGAAGGTGTCGCCGATCTACCACGACGGCAAGGGCGTGTTCGCGGGCATGTCCAACCCGTTCGACGCGACACGCTACCACTCGCTGGTGATCCGCCGCGAGACGTGGACGAACCCGGACTTCGAGGTGAGCGCCTGGACGGCCGAAGGGGAGATCATGGGCGTGCGGCACAAGACGTGGCCGCTGCACGGGGTGCAGTTCCACCCCGAGAGCTTTTTGACCGTCGAAGGGCCGACGATCCTGAAGAACTTCCTGGCGCTGGCACCGGTCCGTTAA
- a CDS encoding GNAT family N-acetyltransferase: MADAVIDVLEKEELPQLVELYNQVYRPTRTEETFRRRCLGRYNVLPLVARIKDRPVGFFLGYEAEPEVFIASTWGVLPDARRAGIGSQLLEAAQEWAGERGYESVRLECPNSQHPMLHMALGLGYDIVGTRADADRGVTMVLFEKSLS; encoded by the coding sequence ATGGCCGACGCTGTGATCGACGTGCTGGAGAAGGAAGAACTCCCGCAGCTGGTCGAACTTTACAACCAGGTGTACCGCCCGACGCGGACGGAGGAGACGTTCCGCCGCCGCTGCCTCGGCCGGTACAACGTGCTGCCGCTGGTGGCCCGGATCAAGGACCGGCCGGTCGGCTTCTTCCTCGGCTACGAGGCGGAGCCCGAGGTGTTCATCGCCTCGACGTGGGGCGTGCTGCCGGACGCGCGGCGGGCCGGCATCGGCTCACAGTTGCTCGAAGCGGCTCAGGAGTGGGCCGGCGAGCGCGGCTACGAGTCGGTGCGGCTGGAATGCCCCAACAGCCAGCACCCGATGCTGCACATGGCCCTGGGGCTCGGCTACGACATCGTCGGCACCCGGGCCGACGCCGACCGCGGCGTCACGATGGTGCTGTTCGAGAAGAGCCTGTCTTAA
- the argA gene encoding amino-acid N-acetyltransferase has translation MRERLTQFREILRYVPRFRDRVFVIALDGAVVEDENFPNLLLDIALLRSLSIRVVMVHGAAHQIKRYAERMHVPPSDTDGTGITDRDTLQVAITAANRVTHEILEGLLANDLRATCPNAVVAHPKGILGGVDHQFTGRVERIDVVFLQTLLEHDIIPVIPPLGCDGAGNSYRLNSDAVAVEVAKSLRAIKLVFLTTEGGIRNTAGAVVRQLTVEEADAYLKRNKADLSPNALTKLGHAVRAGKEGVERVHVIDGREQEGLLGEVFSNEGIGTLVYANEYQSIRPARKSDVRAVFNLIQQGVKSEELAKRTRADIEKQIADFYVFEVDRNPVACAALIRYPEENKAEIASVYVDDRYANQGIGLKLIHYAENLTRAEGFGTLFCLSTQAINYFVQKAGFALGTPDDLPPTRRDRYEQQGRKSQVLVKVLNEESSRRGAEPQR, from the coding sequence ATGCGTGAGCGGCTGACGCAGTTCCGCGAAATTCTCCGCTACGTCCCCCGGTTCCGCGACCGGGTGTTCGTCATCGCGCTCGACGGCGCGGTCGTGGAGGACGAGAACTTCCCCAACCTGCTGCTGGACATCGCCCTGCTCCGCAGCCTGAGCATCCGCGTCGTGATGGTCCACGGCGCGGCCCACCAGATCAAGCGCTACGCCGAACGGATGCACGTGCCGCCTTCAGACACCGACGGCACCGGCATCACCGACCGCGACACGCTCCAGGTGGCCATCACGGCCGCGAACCGCGTCACGCACGAGATCCTCGAGGGGTTGCTGGCGAACGACCTGCGTGCCACCTGCCCGAACGCCGTGGTCGCGCACCCGAAGGGCATTCTCGGCGGCGTCGATCACCAGTTCACGGGTCGGGTCGAGCGGATCGACGTGGTGTTCCTTCAAACGCTGCTCGAACACGACATCATTCCCGTCATCCCGCCGCTGGGCTGCGACGGCGCCGGCAACTCGTACCGCCTCAACTCCGACGCGGTGGCGGTCGAGGTGGCGAAATCGTTGCGGGCCATCAAGCTCGTGTTCCTCACCACCGAGGGCGGCATCCGCAACACGGCCGGCGCGGTCGTGCGGCAGCTCACCGTCGAGGAGGCCGACGCGTACCTGAAGCGGAACAAGGCCGACCTGTCGCCGAACGCGCTGACGAAGCTCGGCCACGCCGTCCGCGCCGGCAAGGAGGGCGTGGAGCGAGTTCACGTCATCGACGGCCGGGAGCAGGAGGGGTTGCTCGGCGAGGTGTTCTCGAACGAGGGGATCGGCACCCTGGTGTACGCGAACGAGTACCAGTCGATCCGCCCGGCCCGAAAGTCGGACGTGCGGGCCGTGTTCAACCTGATCCAGCAGGGCGTGAAGTCGGAGGAACTGGCGAAGCGGACGCGGGCGGACATCGAGAAGCAGATCGCCGACTTCTACGTCTTCGAGGTGGACCGCAACCCGGTCGCGTGCGCGGCCCTCATTCGGTACCCGGAGGAGAACAAGGCCGAGATCGCCAGCGTGTACGTGGACGACCGCTACGCCAACCAGGGGATCGGCCTCAAGCTCATCCACTACGCCGAGAACCTGACGCGGGCGGAGGGCTTCGGCACGCTGTTCTGCCTGAGCACGCAGGCCATTAACTACTTCGTGCAGAAGGCGGGGTTTGCGCTGGGCACGCCGGACGACCTGCCGCCGACCCGGCGCGACCGGTACGAGCAGCAGGGGCGCAAGTCGCAGGTGCTGGTGAAAGTGCTCAACGAAGAAAGCTCACGCAGAGGCGCAGAGCCGCAGAGATGA
- a CDS encoding FAD-dependent oxidoreductase, translated as MPENVVIIGSGPAAWTAAIYAARANLNPLVIQGNPFDKKNQENGTLPLGQLALTTEVENFPSWPAGDTRQYLKTALDEEDQPYWVTANKPQPTHGINGPELVALSRKQAVNFGTRVESKDVVKVDFSKRPFTLTTHDGETVQAHTVIVATGARANYLGLPSEDKFKNNGVSACAVCDGALPRFRNKPIVVVGGGDSAVEEAGYLTKFASTVHLFVRRDALRASKIMAERALKNPKIDIRWHTAVDEVLGEDKAGVTGIRAKNLKTGETTDMPASGLFLAIGHTPNVNFLDGQLKLNEGGYVEWTTLGRTYTSVEGVFAAGDVADDYYRQAISAAGTGCMAALDAERYLGHHGLV; from the coding sequence ATGCCTGAGAACGTCGTCATCATCGGGTCCGGCCCCGCGGCCTGGACGGCCGCCATCTACGCCGCGCGGGCGAACCTCAACCCGCTGGTCATCCAGGGGAACCCGTTCGACAAGAAGAATCAGGAGAACGGCACCCTGCCGCTCGGGCAGCTCGCCCTCACCACCGAGGTCGAGAACTTCCCCAGCTGGCCGGCCGGCGACACCCGCCAGTACCTCAAGACCGCCCTCGACGAGGAAGACCAGCCGTACTGGGTGACGGCCAACAAGCCGCAGCCGACGCACGGGATCAACGGCCCCGAGCTCGTCGCCCTGAGCCGCAAGCAGGCCGTGAACTTCGGCACCCGCGTCGAGTCGAAGGACGTGGTGAAGGTGGACTTCTCGAAGCGCCCGTTCACGCTCACCACGCACGACGGCGAGACGGTGCAGGCCCACACCGTGATTGTGGCGACGGGGGCGCGGGCGAACTACCTGGGGCTGCCGAGCGAGGACAAGTTCAAGAACAACGGCGTGAGTGCCTGCGCCGTCTGCGACGGGGCGCTGCCGCGCTTCCGCAACAAGCCGATCGTCGTGGTTGGCGGCGGCGACTCGGCCGTGGAAGAAGCCGGCTACCTGACGAAGTTCGCCAGCACGGTCCACCTGTTCGTCCGCCGCGACGCCCTGCGGGCGAGCAAGATCATGGCCGAGCGGGCGCTGAAAAACCCGAAGATCGACATCCGCTGGCACACGGCCGTGGACGAGGTACTCGGCGAGGACAAGGCCGGCGTCACCGGCATCCGGGCGAAGAACCTCAAGACCGGCGAGACGACCGACATGCCGGCGAGCGGCCTGTTCCTGGCGATCGGCCACACGCCGAACGTGAACTTCCTCGACGGTCAGCTCAAGTTGAACGAGGGCGGGTACGTGGAGTGGACGACCCTCGGCCGCACCTACACGAGCGTCGAGGGCGTGTTCGCGGCCGGCGACGTGGCCGACGACTACTACCGGCAGGCGATCAGCGCCGCGGGGACGGGGTGCATGGCGGCGCTGGACGCGGAGCGCTACCTGGGGCACCACGGGCTGGTGTGA
- a CDS encoding aromatic ring-hydroxylating oxygenase subunit alpha, giving the protein MAHGFDPALPLSRARTLPNTWYTDAAVLAAEREHVFARGWQLVGRVEQVKAPGDFLTANISGEPVLVVRGDDAVLRAFFNVCRHRAAPIRTEPCGHATKLRCRYHGWTYDLAGKLRGTPEFEGVEEFDKDANGLPPVAVAEWGPFVFVHLTEPAASLVDFLGPLPASAETRNAFAGLEWKAQKSYDLACNWKVYVDNYLDGGYHVNTVHPALAGVLDYREYRTVCDGNTVLQSSPLTPGDGAAGRTRTGDLAAYWWVWPNLMLNLYSGVMDTNLVLPLGPDRCRVVFDFYFAAGTDPEFVEESVRVADQVQAEDVGVCEEVQRGLNSRSYTTGRFSVKRENGGYHFHQMLGRTIGERPA; this is encoded by the coding sequence ATGGCCCACGGCTTCGACCCGGCGCTGCCCCTCTCCCGCGCCCGCACCCTCCCCAACACGTGGTACACCGACGCGGCCGTGCTCGCCGCCGAGCGCGAGCACGTCTTCGCGCGCGGCTGGCAGCTCGTCGGTCGCGTCGAACAGGTGAAAGCCCCCGGAGACTTCCTCACCGCGAATATCTCCGGCGAACCCGTGCTGGTCGTGCGCGGCGACGACGCCGTGCTACGGGCGTTTTTCAACGTGTGCCGGCACCGCGCGGCGCCGATCCGCACCGAGCCGTGCGGCCACGCCACCAAGCTCCGCTGCCGCTACCACGGCTGGACCTACGACCTCGCCGGCAAGCTCCGCGGCACCCCCGAGTTCGAGGGCGTCGAGGAGTTCGACAAGGACGCCAACGGCCTGCCGCCGGTGGCCGTCGCCGAGTGGGGGCCGTTCGTGTTCGTCCACCTCACGGAACCCGCCGCGTCACTGGTCGATTTCCTCGGCCCGCTGCCGGCGTCGGCGGAAACCCGGAACGCGTTCGCGGGACTGGAGTGGAAGGCCCAGAAGAGCTACGACCTGGCCTGCAACTGGAAGGTGTACGTTGATAACTATCTGGACGGCGGCTACCACGTGAACACCGTTCACCCCGCGCTCGCCGGCGTACTCGACTACCGCGAGTACCGCACCGTCTGCGACGGGAACACGGTGCTACAAAGCAGCCCGCTGACGCCCGGTGACGGGGCCGCCGGCCGCACCCGCACCGGCGACCTGGCCGCGTACTGGTGGGTGTGGCCGAACCTGATGCTGAACCTGTACAGCGGCGTAATGGACACCAACCTGGTGCTGCCGCTCGGCCCCGACCGCTGCCGCGTCGTCTTCGACTTCTACTTCGCCGCGGGCACCGACCCGGAGTTTGTCGAAGAGAGTGTGCGCGTCGCAGACCAGGTGCAGGCGGAAGATGTCGGCGTGTGCGAGGAGGTGCAGCGCGGGCTGAACAGCCGCAGCTACACGACGGGGCGGTTCAGCGTGAAGCGCGAGAACGGCGGCTACCACTTCCACCAGATGCTGGGTCGAACGATCGGCGAGCGGCCCGCGTGA
- a CDS encoding SDR family oxidoreductase, whose product MNLFDLSGEVAAVFGGTGVLGGAMADALAAHGAKIAVIGRSEDRGRYAVERIEAAGGTAVFVPADAMSKDSIRAARDTILNKWGAVTVLVNGAGGNKPEATVMPGGDFTKLPLEGWSAVFDLNLVGGTLLPCQVFGETMVAAGRGSIINVASMSAILPLSRVVAYSASKAAVLNLTQWLAREWATKGVRVNAISPGFFPAEQNRRMLLRDDGTYTERGQSIVGHTPMGRFGEAPELGGAIVWLASPKASGFVTGQNIVVDGGFSSVTI is encoded by the coding sequence ATGAACCTGTTCGACCTGTCCGGCGAAGTCGCGGCCGTGTTCGGCGGCACCGGCGTGCTCGGCGGCGCGATGGCCGACGCGCTCGCGGCGCACGGCGCCAAGATCGCCGTCATCGGCCGCAGCGAGGACCGCGGCCGTTACGCCGTCGAGCGGATCGAAGCGGCCGGCGGTACGGCGGTCTTCGTCCCCGCCGACGCCATGAGCAAGGACTCGATCCGCGCCGCCCGCGACACCATCCTGAACAAGTGGGGCGCGGTCACGGTGCTGGTCAACGGCGCCGGCGGCAACAAGCCCGAGGCGACGGTGATGCCCGGCGGCGACTTCACGAAGCTGCCGCTGGAGGGCTGGTCGGCCGTGTTCGACCTGAACCTCGTCGGCGGCACCCTGCTGCCGTGCCAGGTGTTCGGCGAGACGATGGTCGCCGCCGGCCGGGGAAGCATCATCAACGTCGCGTCGATGTCGGCGATCCTGCCGCTGTCGCGGGTGGTGGCGTACTCGGCGAGCAAGGCCGCGGTGCTGAACCTGACGCAGTGGCTGGCCCGCGAGTGGGCCACGAAGGGCGTGCGGGTGAACGCCATCAGCCCCGGCTTCTTCCCGGCCGAGCAGAACCGGCGGATGCTGCTCCGCGACGACGGCACGTACACCGAGCGCGGCCAGTCGATCGTCGGGCACACGCCGATGGGCCGGTTCGGCGAGGCGCCGGAACTCGGCGGCGCGATCGTCTGGCTGGCGTCACCGAAGGCGTCCGGGTTCGTCACCGGGCAGAACATCGTCGTGGACGGCGGCTTCTCGTCGGTCACGATTTAA
- a CDS encoding tagaturonate epimerase family protein, which produces MLSLAKFSIGVGDRFAHQAKAQLRACLLAADHGVEVIPVWNKSNREHTIIGSEPGTTRAAADAAVRELSWAKPYHVDADHIRLDTVDRFLPACDFYTIDVADSIGLPADPAAVEALANRLSDLAGRLSIPGIDEPFTVTRADLLRVGTKYLKAVQDAGAIYRKIAATKGAGNFITEVSMDETDAPQTPPELLVILAALAAEGVPAQTIAPKFTGRFNKGVDYVGDLRQFEKEFRQDLAVIAFAVRAFGLPANLKLSVHSGSDKFSLYPVMRQAVRDFGAGLHLKTAGTTWLEEVIGLAEAGGPGLALAKEIYAQALAKKDELCAPYATVIDIDSAKLPSTAVVAGWSGAEFVAALRHEPTNPAFNPHLRQLVHVGFKVAAKLGDKYLGLLRECEASVSRNVTGNLYDRHLKPLFVE; this is translated from the coding sequence ATGCTCTCCCTGGCGAAGTTCTCGATCGGCGTCGGAGACCGCTTCGCCCACCAGGCGAAGGCCCAGTTGCGGGCGTGCCTGCTGGCCGCGGACCACGGCGTCGAGGTGATCCCCGTCTGGAACAAGTCGAACCGTGAGCACACGATCATCGGCAGCGAGCCCGGCACGACTCGCGCTGCGGCCGACGCCGCCGTCCGCGAGTTGAGTTGGGCGAAGCCGTACCACGTGGACGCCGACCACATCCGGCTCGACACCGTCGATCGCTTCCTGCCGGCGTGCGACTTCTACACCATCGACGTGGCCGACTCCATCGGACTTCCCGCGGACCCGGCCGCGGTCGAGGCGCTGGCCAACCGGCTGTCCGACCTGGCGGGCCGGCTCAGCATCCCCGGCATCGACGAGCCGTTCACGGTCACACGGGCGGACCTGCTCCGCGTCGGCACGAAGTACCTGAAGGCGGTCCAGGACGCCGGCGCCATCTACCGCAAGATCGCCGCCACGAAGGGGGCCGGGAACTTCATCACCGAAGTGTCGATGGACGAGACCGACGCCCCGCAGACGCCGCCGGAACTCCTCGTGATCCTGGCCGCGCTCGCCGCCGAGGGCGTGCCGGCGCAGACGATCGCCCCGAAGTTCACCGGCCGGTTCAACAAGGGCGTCGATTACGTCGGCGACCTGCGGCAGTTCGAGAAGGAGTTCCGCCAGGACCTCGCCGTCATCGCGTTCGCGGTGCGGGCGTTCGGCCTGCCGGCGAACCTGAAGCTGAGCGTGCATTCCGGCAGCGACAAGTTCTCGCTCTACCCCGTGATGCGGCAAGCCGTCCGGGACTTCGGTGCCGGCCTCCACCTGAAGACGGCCGGCACGACGTGGCTCGAAGAGGTCATCGGCCTCGCGGAAGCCGGCGGGCCGGGCCTGGCTCTGGCGAAGGAGATCTACGCCCAGGCGCTCGCCAAGAAGGACGAACTCTGTGCCCCCTACGCCACCGTGATCGACATCGACTCGGCGAAGCTGCCCTCGACCGCGGTCGTGGCCGGGTGGTCGGGAGCGGAGTTCGTCGCGGCGCTGCGGCACGAGCCGACGAACCCGGCGTTCAACCCGCACCTGCGGCAGCTGGTACACGTCGGCTTCAAGGTCGCGGCGAAACTGGGGGACAAGTACCTCGGGCTGCTGCGCGAGTGCGAGGCGAGTGTGAGCCGGAACGTGACCGGCAACCTGTACGACCGCCACCTGAAGCCGCTGTTCGTGGAGTAG
- a CDS encoding metallophosphoesterase has translation MNHPPRPPHLPRPVPPRPPTVKARLAQAIGRNWARVGYARHVEPTWLELNRFTLSVRGLAADFDGLKVAHLTDFHYGPHLPKGYVEGALERTLAEKPDVIALTGDFIDRGPKHLHAAAKLFRELRAPLGVYGVLGNHDFSVHTARGVRRHADLHRHVADALGGHGVRVLRNESVRLTRPGGGLVVAGVDDLWSLESNPAAALAGCCPDTPRLVLAHNPRSVEQFAGHRFDLMLSGHTHGGQVDWPGLGRLMLSRKAKRWAAGMYAHGGGQVYVNKGVGYGWRFRFGVRPEVAVFTLRAAGMTA, from the coding sequence ATGAACCACCCGCCCCGCCCGCCTCACCTCCCCCGGCCCGTACCGCCCCGGCCGCCGACGGTAAAGGCGCGTCTCGCCCAGGCCATCGGCCGCAACTGGGCGCGCGTCGGCTACGCCCGGCACGTCGAACCCACCTGGCTGGAACTGAACCGCTTCACGCTCTCCGTCCGCGGGCTGGCCGCCGACTTCGACGGCCTCAAGGTCGCGCACCTCACCGACTTCCACTACGGCCCGCACCTGCCGAAGGGCTACGTCGAGGGCGCCCTGGAGCGCACGCTGGCCGAGAAGCCGGACGTGATCGCGCTCACCGGCGACTTCATCGACCGCGGTCCGAAGCACCTCCACGCCGCGGCGAAGTTGTTCCGCGAGCTGCGGGCGCCGCTCGGCGTGTACGGCGTCCTCGGCAACCACGACTTCTCGGTCCACACCGCCCGCGGCGTGCGCCGCCACGCCGACCTGCACCGGCACGTCGCCGACGCGCTCGGCGGCCACGGCGTGCGTGTGCTCCGGAACGAGTCGGTGCGGCTGACGCGGCCCGGCGGCGGGCTGGTGGTCGCCGGCGTGGACGACCTGTGGAGCCTCGAATCGAACCCGGCGGCGGCGCTGGCGGGGTGCTGCCCGGACACGCCGCGGCTGGTGCTGGCGCACAACCCGCGGTCGGTGGAGCAGTTCGCCGGCCACCGGTTCGACCTGATGCTGAGCGGCCACACCCACGGCGGCCAGGTGGACTGGCCCGGCCTCGGCCGGCTGATGCTGAGCCGCAAGGCGAAGCGGTGGGCGGCGGGGATGTACGCGCACGGCGGCGGGCAGGTGTACGTGAACAAGGGCGTCGGCTACGGCTGGCGGTTCCGCTTCGGCGTCCGCCCGGAAGTTGCCGTGTTCACCCTCCGGGCGGCCGGAATGACCGCGTGA
- a CDS encoding cytochrome c — protein sequence MTPRSRLFACSTLAVAFGFVVAPRAVSADLSKDAAKAAVAADVATLEKQLAELSSTQKKNLAVGARGIALLLMNYGDEPTKAQAAKVYAGLKLKEKDYKGGVEAVKALASPPAGGKFDSKAIDGTFELHDVMHPFSMSKSGGLNIEKDIRDLSKAGAKVDAKDALVLGARVAAIADYTLKLPNEKALTNASMKTKWERWSKDMGTAGVGLTEAAAKNDAKAMTTALKKMGDSCSNCHNDFRD from the coding sequence GTGACCCCGCGCTCCCGCCTGTTCGCCTGCTCCACGCTCGCCGTCGCGTTCGGCTTCGTCGTCGCGCCGCGGGCCGTGTCCGCTGACCTGTCCAAGGACGCCGCCAAGGCCGCCGTCGCCGCCGACGTGGCCACCCTCGAGAAGCAACTCGCCGAGCTGTCCTCGACGCAGAAGAAGAACCTGGCCGTCGGCGCCCGCGGCATCGCGCTGCTGCTGATGAACTACGGCGACGAGCCGACGAAGGCCCAGGCGGCCAAGGTGTACGCCGGGCTGAAGCTGAAGGAGAAGGACTACAAGGGCGGCGTCGAGGCCGTGAAGGCGCTCGCGAGCCCGCCGGCCGGCGGCAAGTTCGACTCGAAAGCGATCGACGGCACGTTCGAGCTGCACGACGTGATGCACCCGTTCTCGATGAGCAAGTCGGGCGGGCTGAACATCGAGAAGGACATCCGTGACCTGTCCAAGGCCGGGGCCAAGGTGGACGCCAAGGACGCGCTCGTGCTCGGCGCCCGCGTGGCGGCCATCGCCGACTACACGCTGAAGCTCCCGAACGAGAAGGCCCTGACGAACGCGAGCATGAAGACGAAGTGGGAGCGGTGGTCGAAGGACATGGGCACGGCCGGCGTGGGCCTGACCGAGGCGGCCGCCAAGAACGACGCCAAGGCGATGACGACGGCGCTGAAGAAGATGGGTGACAGCTGCAGCAACTGCCACAACGACTTCCGCGACTGA
- a CDS encoding DUF4129 domain-containing protein yields MAADRDPPTAADYAVTAASPALVMLMVGSLVFFLVEVLYAGLYSERLLYTLFFFVFGAVLVARIAIQYDAARATVYGLGLGGVTFLALMAYVEYPAGTPFQSVRWLVNLGLMLLIWWSAHKLTWDCTHIDENRDSSGRGLLSAAGFGDEPAEDEPPAPEPAGKKKKKRGHGAFAGWVNGWRATLAARRNRPHTPGVWVIYFALAALPLFAIGQSLIPPDDADRRRATFLQMAVYVGSALGLLVTTSLLGLRRYLRQRKAKPPAALTAGWLGLGAGLIVVFLALGAFLPRPHAEVPWFGLPRAGTSEREASQYAQLGDSAGKGDGAEGNVSEKGAGNAAGKGGEPGGGKGEKGAGGNGDDGNSGGGKDGKGAGKSQAGSKGEARGKSDGAKGKDDGSGGKVERDGGESRGKSGRRTSGGGSPPQVSESVQKVAEIAKWIVLVIVAFLVLAGVVLAVLKYLAPFTGWAQRWLDAVRAWWVGLFGKTEAGRSAAADEEEHGPLRPPPFSAFTDPFAGGSAVGRDPAELVEYTFAALDSWAWDRDHGRRADETPLEFAARLADEFPDHGPDYRRLAGAYARVAYATGSPPAGTLKLLEAVWDRMVHGTSAAAAVD; encoded by the coding sequence ATGGCCGCCGACCGTGACCCGCCCACCGCCGCCGACTACGCCGTCACCGCCGCCAGCCCGGCGCTGGTGATGCTCATGGTCGGCAGCCTCGTCTTCTTCCTCGTTGAAGTCCTCTACGCCGGCTTGTACTCCGAGCGCCTGCTGTACACGCTGTTCTTCTTCGTCTTCGGCGCCGTCCTCGTCGCCCGCATCGCCATCCAGTACGACGCCGCCCGCGCCACCGTCTACGGTCTCGGCCTCGGCGGCGTCACGTTCCTGGCGCTGATGGCCTACGTCGAGTACCCCGCGGGCACGCCGTTCCAGTCGGTGCGCTGGCTCGTCAACCTCGGGCTCATGCTGCTGATCTGGTGGAGCGCCCACAAGCTGACCTGGGACTGCACCCACATCGACGAGAACCGCGACAGCTCGGGCCGCGGGCTGCTCAGCGCCGCAGGGTTCGGCGACGAACCGGCCGAGGACGAACCCCCTGCCCCGGAGCCGGCCGGGAAGAAGAAGAAAAAGAGGGGGCACGGGGCGTTCGCGGGGTGGGTCAACGGCTGGCGGGCGACCCTCGCGGCCCGGCGGAACCGGCCGCACACGCCGGGCGTCTGGGTCATTTATTTCGCCCTTGCGGCGCTGCCGCTGTTCGCCATTGGCCAGTCGCTAATCCCGCCCGACGACGCCGACCGACGCCGGGCCACGTTCCTGCAAATGGCCGTGTACGTCGGCAGCGCCCTCGGCCTGCTCGTCACCACCAGTCTGCTGGGGTTGCGGCGATACCTGCGGCAGCGGAAGGCGAAACCACCCGCAGCCCTGACCGCGGGCTGGCTCGGGCTCGGGGCGGGGCTCATCGTGGTGTTCCTGGCGCTCGGGGCGTTCCTGCCGCGGCCGCACGCCGAGGTGCCGTGGTTCGGCCTGCCGCGGGCCGGAACCAGCGAGCGTGAGGCGAGCCAGTACGCCCAGCTTGGCGACTCGGCCGGCAAGGGCGATGGGGCGGAAGGGAACGTGTCCGAGAAGGGGGCCGGCAACGCCGCCGGCAAGGGCGGCGAGCCCGGCGGCGGCAAGGGCGAGAAGGGAGCCGGCGGCAACGGTGACGACGGCAACAGCGGCGGCGGGAAGGACGGCAAAGGGGCCGGCAAGTCGCAGGCCGGCAGCAAGGGCGAGGCCCGCGGCAAGAGCGACGGCGCGAAGGGGAAGGACGACGGCAGCGGCGGCAAGGTCGAGCGGGACGGCGGTGAGAGCCGGGGCAAGTCGGGCCGGCGGACCAGCGGCGGCGGCAGCCCGCCGCAGGTCAGCGAGTCGGTGCAGAAGGTGGCGGAAATCGCCAAGTGGATCGTGCTGGTGATCGTGGCCTTCCTGGTGCTCGCCGGCGTGGTCCTGGCGGTGCTGAAGTACCTGGCCCCGTTCACCGGCTGGGCGCAGCGCTGGCTCGACGCCGTCCGCGCATGGTGGGTCGGGCTGTTCGGCAAGACGGAGGCGGGGCGTTCGGCTGCGGCGGACGAGGAGGAGCACGGCCCGCTGCGGCCGCCGCCGTTCTCGGCGTTCACCGACCCGTTCGCGGGCGGCTCGGCCGTCGGCCGCGACCCCGCGGAGCTCGTGGAGTACACGTTCGCGGCGCTCGACTCGTGGGCCTGGGACCGCGACCACGGCCGCCGGGCGGACGAGACTCCGTTGGAGTTCGCGGCCCGGCTGGCGGACGAGTTCCCCGACCACGGCCCCGATTACCGCCGCCTGGCGGGCGCGTACGCGCGGGTGGCGTACGCGACGGGATCGCCCCCCGCGGGGACGCTGAAGTTGCTGGAAGCGGTGTGGGACCGCATGGTACACGGCACGAGTGCCGCGGCGGCCGTGGACTGA